A genomic window from Lotus japonicus ecotype B-129 chromosome 1, LjGifu_v1.2 includes:
- the LOC130729841 gene encoding uncharacterized protein LOC130729841, producing MLKSTFSPIFWVLAPKPKYPKLSPHAITNTFSNRTPVVRHNSSMKHPIITAPLPSSAYIHLPFCRKRCHYCDFTIIALGSAASTQTDNDPRVLNYIQWLCREINATEVEEVSKTPLQTVYFGGGTPSLVPPSMVSLVMESLRKKFGLSEDAEISMEMDPGTFDAKKMREMMLLGVNRVSLGVQAFQEKLLMTCGRAHGVKEVYEAIDIVKSCGVENWSMDLIASLPHQTLDMWEESLRLTIEAQPNHVSVYDLQIEQGTKFARQYSPGEFPLPSETQSADFYKMASRRLYEASYNHYEISSYCKSGYESKHNFTYWENKPFYGFGLGSASFIGGLRFSRPKKVNDYVSYVQNLENGLVNSSADEDNLVKDRAMDVVMLSLRTSRGLDLKCFQESFGSSVVLSLIEAYKPYFESGHVVCLDEQRRTISIDDDGLSNSLLGKTNTERRLVYLRLSDPEGFLLSNELIALAFGVIDSWKDCPPCQEAT from the exons ATGCTGAAATCAACGTTCTCCCCAATTTTCTGGGTGCTTGCTCCTAAACCCAAATATCCAAAACTATCACCCCATGCAATCACCAACACTTTTTCAAACCGCACACCAGTTGTTCGACACAATTCCTCTATGAAACACCCCATTATCACAGCGCCACTTCCTTCTTCAGCTTACATTCACCTACCTTTCTGTCGAAAACGTTGCCACTACTGTGACTTCACCATCATTGCTCTAGGCTCCGCCGCTTCAACCCAAACAGACAATGACCCGCGAGTCTTAAACTACATACAATGGCTTTGCAGAGAAATTAACGCAACCGAAGTTGAAGAAGTTTCCAAGACACCCCTTCAAACGGTCTATTTTGGGGGTGGAACACCCTCCCTCGTCCCTCCAAGCATGGTTTCCTTGGTTATGGAGTCACTGAGGAAGAAATTCGGGTTGAGTGAGGATGCTGAAATCTCGATGGAAATGGACCCGGGCACGTTTGATGCTAAGAAGATGCGAGAGATGATGTTGTTGGGAGTGAACAGAGTGTCTTTGGGAGTTCAAGCATTTCAGGAGAAGCTGTTGATGACTTGTGGGAGGGCACATGGTGTGAAAGAAGTGTATGAGGCTATTGATATTGTAAAATCATGTGGGGTTGAGAATTGGAGTATGGATCTCATAGCTTCACTGCCTCATCAGACTCTTGATATGTGGGAGGAAAGTCTAAGGCTCACCATTGAGGCACAACCAAATCATGTTTCTGTTTATGATTTGCAAATAGAGCAAGGAACAAAATTTGCAAGACA GTATTCACCTGGGGAATTCCCACTTCCTTCTGAGACACAATCAGCTGATTTCTACAAGATGGCATCAAGAAGACTTTATGAAGCGAGTTATAACCACTATGAAATCAGCAGCTACTGCAAGAGTGGATATGAGAGCAAACACAACTTTACCTACTGGGAGAACAAGCCTTTCTATGGTTTTGGCCTCGGCTCTGCTAGTTTTATTGGAGGGTTGAGGTTTTCAAGACCAAAGAAGGTGAACGATTACGTGAGTTATGTGCAGAATCTGGAAAATGGATTAGTAAATAGCTCAGCTGATGAAGACAATCTTGTCAAGGACAGAGCCATGGATGTTGTGATGCTGTCCCTAAGAACTTCAAGAGGACTGGACTTGAAGTGTTTCCAAGAATCATTTGGCAGCTCTGTTGTTTTGTCTCTGATTGAGGCTTATAAACCTTATTTTGAGAGTGGACATGTGGTTTGCTTGGATGAGCAGAGGAGAACTATTAGTATAGATGATGATGGCCTCAGCAATTCTCTGTTGGGTAAAACTAACACAGAGAGGAGGCTGGTCTATTTAAGGTTAAGTGATCCAGAAGGTTTCCTCTTATCTAATGAGTTAATAGCCCTTGCTTTTGGAGTTATTGACTCTTGGAAGGATTGCCCTCCATGCCAAGAGGCTACTTGA